From Tissierellales bacterium, a single genomic window includes:
- a CDS encoding biotin transporter BioY: MKFELKSMVRMSLLAALICVSSYISFSIGTVPISAQTLVIMIVGLMLNPKEAGVTVGIYILLGAIGLPVYSNGSSGLGILFGPTGGYIWGFLIGAVAISHIKNLNKSILNYAIACFIGGILIIYAMGAAGLMIVAKMSLDKALLVGVYPFLIGDIAKIVVAIIIVNRIEKQIGSI, translated from the coding sequence ATGAAATTTGAGTTAAAGTCAATGGTTAGAATGTCTTTATTAGCGGCGCTTATTTGTGTATCAAGTTATATTAGCTTTTCTATTGGAACGGTTCCGATTTCGGCTCAGACTTTAGTTATAATGATTGTGGGATTAATGTTAAATCCCAAAGAAGCTGGAGTAACAGTTGGTATATATATATTGCTCGGTGCTATAGGATTACCTGTTTACTCGAATGGTAGTAGTGGATTAGGGATATTATTTGGACCTACTGGTGGCTACATATGGGGATTTTTAATAGGTGCTGTCGCTATAAGTCACATTAAGAACTTAAATAAGAGTATACTAAATTATGCTATAGCGTGTTTTATAGGTGGAATACTAATAATATATGCTATGGGTGCTGCTGGGCTTATGATTGTTGCTAAGATGTCTCTAGATAAGGCTTTGTTAGTTGGAGTATATCCATTTTTAATTGGTGATATTGCTAAAATAGTTGTGGCAATAATCATAGTAAATAGAATAGAAAAACAGATTGGCTCTATTTAG
- the typA gene encoding translational GTPase TypA — translation MNRKDIINLAVIAHVDAGKSTLVDALLSQSGVFRENEAVVDCIMDSNDLERERGITIYSKNCAIEHNGMKINIVDTPGHADFSSEVERIMKTVDTAILLVDSSEGPMPQTRFVLEKSLEKGLKPILFINKIDKKDQRAEEVVDMVFDLFVDLNATDEQLEFPIVYGIAKEGIAKVSLDDDSTDLSPLFDIIKDHVETYPNRDAEPAQLQISALGYDDYIGRLGIGRVNRGVLKKNQTVTICKRDGSTASGRILKIFVNEGLNRIEVDEAQSGEIVTIAGISDISIGETLCDPSNVEALEMIEIEEPTLAMNFYVNDSPFCGQSGKFLTSRHILDRLDRELETNVGLKVEILPGNEGFKVSGRGELHLSILLENMRREGYEISVSKPEVLMKKVDGKLHEPYEKVIATMPDEYSGGIIAALNQRKGIMEGLSSDVGYTKVTYLVPTRGLLGYRSEFINETRGEGTLVRSFDSFKPHCGDLPGRLRGVLISQQAGASMAYSLYNLSERATMLINPAVDVYEGMIVGINSRKEDMVVNVCKNKKLTNVRASGSDDAIKLNGAKEFTLEEALEFIEWDELVEITPDSLRIRKRILNEKDRVKAYKNR, via the coding sequence ATGAACCGTAAAGATATTATTAATTTAGCCGTAATCGCCCATGTCGATGCCGGTAAATCAACACTTGTAGATGCTTTACTATCTCAGAGTGGAGTATTTAGAGAAAATGAAGCTGTTGTAGATTGTATTATGGATAGCAATGATTTAGAGCGTGAAAGAGGAATTACAATTTACTCAAAAAACTGTGCAATTGAGCACAACGGTATGAAAATCAATATAGTTGATACTCCAGGACATGCCGACTTCTCATCAGAAGTTGAGCGTATTATGAAAACTGTTGATACTGCTATTTTGTTAGTTGACTCAAGTGAAGGACCAATGCCTCAAACTAGATTTGTTTTGGAGAAATCACTTGAAAAAGGATTAAAACCAATTTTATTTATTAATAAGATAGATAAAAAAGATCAAAGAGCTGAAGAAGTTGTTGATATGGTTTTTGATTTATTTGTTGACTTAAATGCTACAGATGAACAATTAGAATTCCCTATTGTTTATGGTATAGCAAAAGAAGGTATAGCAAAAGTTAGTTTGGACGATGATAGTACAGATTTATCTCCATTATTTGATATAATAAAAGATCACGTTGAAACTTATCCAAATAGAGACGCAGAACCTGCTCAGTTACAGATATCTGCTCTTGGTTATGACGACTACATCGGACGTTTGGGAATTGGTCGTGTAAATCGTGGTGTATTGAAGAAAAATCAAACAGTTACTATTTGTAAACGTGACGGTAGCACTGCTTCTGGTAGAATACTTAAGATATTCGTTAACGAAGGCTTAAATAGAATTGAAGTTGATGAAGCTCAAAGTGGTGAAATTGTAACAATTGCAGGGATTAGCGATATTTCTATTGGTGAAACACTTTGTGATCCTTCAAATGTTGAAGCCCTTGAGATGATTGAAATAGAAGAGCCAACTCTTGCTATGAACTTCTACGTTAATGATTCACCATTCTGTGGACAAAGTGGTAAGTTCTTGACATCTAGACATATTTTAGATCGTTTAGATCGTGAGCTTGAAACAAATGTTGGTCTAAAAGTTGAAATTCTTCCAGGAAATGAAGGTTTCAAAGTTTCTGGTCGTGGTGAACTTCATTTATCTATATTGCTTGAAAATATGAGACGTGAAGGTTATGAAATCAGTGTTTCAAAACCAGAGGTATTGATGAAAAAAGTTGATGGCAAACTACATGAGCCTTATGAAAAAGTTATAGCAACTATGCCAGATGAATATTCAGGTGGAATAATAGCTGCACTTAATCAGAGAAAAGGTATAATGGAAGGTTTGAGCTCAGATGTTGGTTATACTAAAGTAACTTACTTAGTTCCAACACGTGGATTATTGGGATATAGAAGTGAATTTATAAATGAAACTAGAGGTGAAGGTACTCTTGTTCGTTCATTCGATTCATTCAAACCACATTGTGGAGATTTACCAGGTAGATTGAGAGGAGTATTGATTTCTCAACAAGCAGGTGCTTCAATGGCTTATTCTCTTTATAACTTAAGTGAACGTGCTACTATGCTTATAAATCCTGCTGTAGATGTTTACGAAGGAATGATAGTCGGTATAAATAGTCGTAAAGAAGATATGGTTGTTAATGTTTGTAAAAATAAGAAACTTACAAATGTTCGTGCTTCTGGATCTGATGATGCTATCAAATTAAATGGTGCTAAAGAATTCACTTTAGAGGAAGCTCTTGAATTCATAGAGTGGGATGAACTTGTAGAAATCACTCCTGATTCTTTAAGAATTAGAAAGAGAATCTTGAATGAAAAAGACAGAGTAAAAGCTTATAAAAATAGATAA
- a CDS encoding TIGR03915 family putative DNA repair protein — MKRYIYDGSFEGLMTILYQSYYRGIPEWVCKENQATQGLIFEDEIINTDFEIYEKVCMKIGQKSSKHILQQAYRAYLSEVEGVDLSIINYLREALKRGYQIEHDLKNKHILKVNQAARRVAFESMRFKGFVRFKDIEGYLVSKIEPDYDILILIAEHFKERLPNEKWVIVDSKRKKALVGYKKEVKIVDGLDENYFKYDEQDNGTYEKLWKMYFKEIAIENRKNEKCQQGYMPKKYWKNLVEMR; from the coding sequence ATGAAAAGGTATATTTATGATGGAAGTTTTGAAGGTTTGATGACTATTTTATATCAATCATATTATAGAGGAATTCCTGAATGGGTTTGTAAAGAAAATCAGGCTACTCAGGGATTAATATTTGAAGATGAAATTATAAATACAGATTTTGAAATATATGAAAAAGTTTGCATGAAAATTGGTCAGAAGAGTTCTAAACATATATTACAACAAGCATATAGAGCTTATTTGTCGGAAGTAGAAGGTGTAGATCTGTCCATAATAAATTATTTAAGAGAGGCTCTAAAAAGAGGGTATCAGATAGAACATGACCTTAAAAACAAACATATACTAAAAGTGAATCAAGCAGCTAGACGTGTAGCGTTTGAATCAATGAGATTTAAAGGATTTGTAAGATTTAAAGATATAGAGGGATATTTGGTGTCTAAAATAGAGCCCGATTACGATATATTGATATTGATAGCAGAACACTTTAAAGAGAGATTACCAAATGAAAAATGGGTTATAGTTGATTCAAAGCGAAAAAAAGCGTTGGTAGGTTATAAAAAAGAAGTAAAAATAGTTGATGGATTAGATGAAAATTATTTTAAGTATGATGAACAGGATAACGGAACATATGAAAAACTTTGGAAAATGTATTTTAAAGAAATAGCAATAGAGAATAGAAAAAATGAAAAGTGTCAGCAAGGATATATGCCAAAGAAATATTGGAAAAATCTTGTCGAGATGAGATAG
- a CDS encoding GNAT family N-acetyltransferase yields MIFRNIVEKDVPKLYEGWTEKDNYSIEELETYIKNHGETSFLVEDGEKTIAGILAGHDGLNGYIHHIQVEESYRKNGVGEKLLDCAVKSLMQKGIKNCHVLIDGSDTLNRRYWVRKGFERQDSVYMYSKNLD; encoded by the coding sequence ATGATATTTAGGAACATAGTAGAAAAAGATGTGCCAAAACTTTATGAGGGCTGGACTGAAAAAGACAATTATTCTATTGAAGAGCTGGAAACGTATATAAAGAATCATGGTGAAACAAGTTTCTTGGTTGAAGATGGTGAAAAGACAATAGCTGGAATATTGGCTGGACATGATGGATTAAACGGATACATTCATCACATACAGGTTGAAGAATCTTATAGAAAAAATGGTGTAGGTGAAAAATTACTGGATTGTGCAGTTAAAAGCTTGATGCAAAAAGGTATAAAAAATTGTCACGTATTAATAGATGGTAGTGATACATTAAATAGGCGATATTGGGTGAGAAAAGGTTTTGAGAGGCAAGACAGTGTTTACATGTATTCCAAAAATCTAGATTGA
- a CDS encoding rubredoxin translates to MDKYKCTVCGYIYRPERGDRIGDIPEGTSFEDLPDDWKCPTCNQPKMAFVEMVKK, encoded by the coding sequence GTGGATAAATACAAGTGTACTGTGTGTGGATATATCTACAGACCAGAACGAGGAGATAGAATAGGAGATATTCCAGAGGGGACATCGTTTGAAGATTTACCAGATGATTGGAAATGTCCGACTTGCAATCAGCCTAAAATGGCGTTTGTAGAAATGGTTAAAAAGTAG
- a CDS encoding RNA pseudouridine synthase, translated as MQIPIIYEDKHIVIVNKPINMPTQSDPSGDVDLFSALKKQYSKNQYIGLHHRLDRPVGGCVLFTKTKEVNKSIAKQIQNHSIRKYYLCIVCGCPDESKGSIKQYLKKLNTKNKSTITTESDTQGKLAMLDYEVIETISTSSYGTLSLLKIHLKTGRHHQIRVQLSSVNLPILGDNKYNSILKTQNTICLFSHALSVYHPFKKDFISAKTIPDTLATPWNLFSDSLKKQIDS; from the coding sequence ATGCAAATACCAATTATTTACGAAGATAAACATATTGTTATCGTCAATAAACCCATAAATATGCCCACACAATCTGATCCTAGTGGGGATGTTGACTTATTCTCTGCACTAAAAAAACAATATTCTAAAAATCAATACATAGGGCTGCATCATAGACTTGATCGTCCTGTTGGCGGTTGTGTTTTATTTACAAAAACGAAAGAAGTCAATAAGAGTATCGCAAAACAAATACAAAATCACAGCATTCGGAAATATTATCTTTGTATAGTTTGTGGGTGCCCAGATGAATCTAAGGGCAGTATAAAACAATACCTTAAAAAATTAAATACTAAAAATAAGAGTACAATCACCACTGAATCAGACACACAAGGTAAACTTGCTATGTTAGATTATGAAGTTATTGAAACTATTTCAACTAGCTCCTATGGCACATTGTCACTTCTAAAAATCCATTTAAAAACTGGTCGCCATCATCAAATTAGAGTTCAGCTATCTAGCGTGAATCTTCCAATTTTAGGCGATAATAAATATAATTCTATTTTAAAAACCCAAAATACTATTTGTCTTTTTTCACATGCGCTGTCTGTATACCATCCATTCAAAAAAGACTTTATAAGTGCCAAGACTATACCAGATACATTAGCTACTCCTTGGAACTTATTTTCTGATAGTTTAAAAAAACAGATTGACTCCTAA
- a CDS encoding DegV family protein, with amino-acid sequence MKTRLVIDSCSDLSQKYYKEHRKHLELIGMPVEIKSIEFLDEFGKNYSNDTFFDDLRNGEFPNTAQINTYRFEKKFEELLEDGENVIYLGFSSGLSGTCQNAFMAKQNIMEKNPNAKIEIVDTKAASIGEGLLVREAVRLIECGASFEEIIEWMNKNKMCAQHWFAVDDLMYLKKGGRISGTKAAVGTMLNVKPILTVDSEGKLGAHSNVRGRKKSIMFLAQKAGEQWILNDSSEIIVGHGQCLEEAEKLKAHIEKLCPDANIWITELSATIASHVGPNMLAVAFLGERR; translated from the coding sequence ATGAAAACGAGACTTGTCATAGATTCATGTAGTGATTTGTCCCAAAAATATTATAAAGAACATCGAAAGCATTTAGAATTAATTGGGATGCCTGTTGAAATTAAATCAATAGAATTTTTAGATGAATTTGGAAAGAACTATTCAAATGATACTTTTTTTGATGATTTAAGAAATGGAGAGTTTCCAAATACAGCTCAAATAAACACTTATAGATTTGAAAAAAAATTTGAAGAATTATTAGAAGATGGAGAAAACGTTATTTATCTAGGATTCTCGTCAGGACTTAGTGGAACATGTCAAAATGCTTTTATGGCCAAGCAAAATATTATGGAGAAAAATCCGAATGCAAAAATAGAAATAGTAGATACAAAAGCGGCGTCAATAGGAGAAGGACTATTAGTACGTGAAGCAGTTAGATTAATTGAATGTGGAGCTTCATTTGAAGAAATAATTGAATGGATGAATAAAAATAAAATGTGCGCACAGCACTGGTTTGCAGTCGATGACCTAATGTATTTGAAAAAAGGTGGAAGAATTTCAGGAACGAAAGCAGCTGTTGGAACTATGTTAAATGTGAAGCCTATACTTACAGTTGATTCTGAGGGAAAGCTCGGAGCTCATTCAAATGTCAGAGGCCGAAAAAAATCAATTATGTTTTTGGCTCAGAAAGCAGGAGAACAATGGATATTGAATGATAGCAGTGAGATTATTGTAGGACATGGTCAGTGTTTAGAAGAGGCTGAAAAATTAAAGGCACATATAGAAAAATTGTGTCCGGATGCAAATATATGGATAACAGAATTATCTGCTACAATAGCGTCTCATGTGGGTCCAAATATGCTAGCAGTAGCTTTTTTGGGAGAAAGACGATAA
- a CDS encoding putative DNA modification/repair radical SAM protein gives MRYKLLRFFIVSILVAIVACPDYLLNEKDVYDINQNLKYQIKEEVKEYASYEELPERFVQAITSAEDKRFWYHPGFDPIAIGNAIYVDIKKKKFVLGGSTITQQLSKNLFLNPQKKIERKLKEVLISVRLELNYTKEDILEMYSNVIYYGNGATGIKNAAIKYFGKNLSELNISECAILAGLPKSPNRYNPIKNYKLAIKRRNKVLELMAKNGHITNIELDKLKKEPIAIKTTSYCEVVFFLQTFVRYDNIKIKNKRSGVTMDIFDKLKILANAAKYDVSCSSSGSNRKNDGGLGNAVSHGICHSFAADGRCISLLKILLSNKCIYDCKYCVNRASNETARASFEVDEIVKLTMNFYKRNYIEGLFLSSGVEVSPDYTMERMVSVVERLRKIENFNGYIHIKAIPGAKVELIRRAGFLADRMSSNIELPSQESLNLLAPQKEMRELIQPMQWIGKALVQNGIERKKYKSTPRFVPGGQSTQMIVGASLESDRHIVSLSENLYKTENLKRVYYSAYMPINKDPLLPALGGPPLLREHRLYQADWLLRFYGFKANEILTESSPNLDLEIDPKANWALNHLDKFPIEINQASYEILLKIPGIGPKSALKIIKSRRVHYLDYDDLKRMHVVLKRAKYFITCKGKFLGDYKMQREWIRMNLVDKQTYMKFQQLNFFDQIDRRS, from the coding sequence ATGCGATACAAACTACTTAGATTTTTTATTGTGAGCATACTTGTAGCAATCGTAGCTTGTCCTGATTATTTATTGAATGAGAAAGATGTTTACGATATAAATCAGAATTTAAAATATCAAATAAAAGAAGAAGTAAAAGAATATGCTAGCTATGAAGAACTTCCTGAAAGGTTTGTACAAGCAATCACATCTGCTGAGGATAAGAGATTTTGGTATCATCCAGGATTTGATCCTATAGCTATAGGAAATGCAATTTATGTAGATATAAAAAAGAAGAAATTTGTGCTAGGAGGAAGTACCATCACTCAACAGCTTTCTAAAAATCTATTTTTGAATCCGCAAAAGAAAATAGAAAGAAAATTGAAAGAGGTTCTTATATCAGTGAGGTTAGAACTAAACTATACAAAAGAAGACATATTAGAAATGTATAGTAATGTTATATATTACGGAAATGGAGCGACGGGGATAAAAAATGCAGCAATTAAATACTTCGGAAAAAATCTAAGTGAATTAAATATATCAGAATGTGCAATTTTGGCCGGACTACCTAAAAGTCCTAATAGATATAATCCAATTAAAAATTATAAATTAGCTATCAAAAGAAGGAACAAGGTATTAGAGCTCATGGCGAAAAATGGACATATTACAAATATAGAATTAGACAAACTAAAAAAAGAACCTATAGCAATCAAAACAACTTCATATTGTGAAGTTGTTTTTTTCTTGCAAACATTTGTTCGATATGATAATATAAAAATAAAGAACAAACGTTCGGGGGTGACTATGGATATTTTTGATAAATTAAAAATTTTGGCAAATGCGGCAAAATACGATGTTTCTTGCTCTTCTAGTGGATCAAATAGGAAAAATGATGGAGGTTTGGGAAATGCGGTTTCACATGGCATTTGCCATTCTTTTGCTGCAGATGGTAGATGCATTTCTCTTTTGAAGATTCTTCTCAGTAATAAATGCATATACGATTGCAAGTATTGTGTAAATAGAGCGTCGAATGAAACTGCTAGAGCTAGTTTTGAAGTTGATGAAATAGTTAAATTGACTATGAATTTTTACAAAAGAAACTATATAGAGGGTTTATTTCTGAGTTCTGGTGTGGAGGTATCACCAGATTATACAATGGAGAGAATGGTTTCTGTGGTTGAAAGACTTAGAAAAATTGAAAATTTCAATGGATATATACATATAAAAGCTATACCAGGAGCAAAAGTAGAGTTAATTAGGAGAGCTGGTTTTTTAGCAGATAGAATGAGCTCAAATATAGAATTACCTTCGCAAGAGAGTTTGAATTTGCTGGCACCTCAAAAGGAAATGCGAGAATTAATACAACCTATGCAGTGGATTGGAAAGGCATTGGTTCAAAATGGAATTGAAAGAAAAAAATATAAGTCGACACCTAGGTTTGTACCTGGAGGACAAAGTACACAGATGATAGTAGGAGCAAGTTTAGAATCGGATAGACATATAGTTTCGCTTTCAGAGAATCTTTATAAAACGGAAAATCTCAAAAGAGTGTATTATTCTGCTTATATGCCGATTAATAAAGATCCATTGCTACCAGCTTTAGGAGGCCCACCACTTTTAAGGGAGCATAGATTGTATCAAGCGGATTGGTTACTTAGATTTTATGGATTTAAGGCAAATGAAATATTGACAGAATCCAGTCCAAATTTGGATTTAGAGATTGATCCAAAAGCAAATTGGGCTCTCAATCACTTGGATAAATTTCCTATTGAAATAAATCAAGCATCTTATGAAATTCTTTTAAAGATACCGGGAATAGGTCCGAAATCAGCTCTGAAAATTATAAAATCGAGACGAGTTCATTACTTAGATTATGATGATTTAAAGCGAATGCATGTGGTTTTGAAAAGAGCTAAGTATTTTATAACTTGTAAGGGGAAATTTTTGGGGGATTATAAAATGCAAAGAGAATGGATTCGAATGAACCTTGTGGATAAGCAAACTTATATGAAATTTCAACAATTGAATTTTTTTGATCAAATAGATAGGAGGAGCTAA